In the genome of Eschrichtius robustus isolate mEscRob2 chromosome 12, mEscRob2.pri, whole genome shotgun sequence, one region contains:
- the ARF4 gene encoding ADP-ribosylation factor 4, protein MGLTISSLFSRLFGKKQMRILMVGLDAAGKTTILYKLKLGEIVTTIPTIGFNVETVEYKNICFTVWDVGGQDKIRPLWRHYFQNTQGLIFVVDSNDRERIQEGAEELQKMLQEDELRDAVLLLFANKQDLPNAMAISEMTDKLGLQSLRNRTWYVQATCATQGTGLYEGLDWLSNELSKR, encoded by the exons ATGGGCCTcaccatctcctccctcttctcccgtCTCTTCGGCAAGAAGCAGATGCGCATTTTGATGG TTGGGTTGGATGCTGCTGGCAAGACGACCATTCTGTATAAACTGAAGTTAGGAGAGATAGTCACCACCATTCCTACCATTG gTTTTAATGTGGAAACAGTAGAATATAAGAACATTTGTTTCACAGTATGGGATGTTGGTGGTCAAGATAAAATTAGGCCTCTCTGGAGGCATTACTTCCAAAATACCCAG gGTCTTATTTTTGTGGTAGATAGCAATGATCGTGAAAGAATTCAGGAAGGAGCAGAAGAGCTGCAGAAAATG CTTCAGGAAGATGAGTTGCGAGATGCTGTGTTGCTGCTTTTTGCAAACAAACAGGATTTGCCGAATGCTATGGCCATTAGTGAAATGACAGATAAATTAGGTCTTCAGTCTCTTCGTAACAGAACA TGGTATGTTCAAGCCACTTGTGCTACACAAGGAACCGGTCTGTATGAGGGACTTGACTGGCTGTCAAATGAGCTTTCAAAACGTTAA